Within the Trichoderma breve strain T069 chromosome 3, whole genome shotgun sequence genome, the region CCCCGAACATCTCAATTACTTCAAGTTCATCGGACGCGTGGTTGGTATGGCCATTTTCCACCGACGATTCTTGGACGCCTTCTTCATTGGTGCTCTCTACAAGATGGTGCTGGGCAAGGGTGTCACGCTGGCGGATATGGAGGGTGTAGATGCAGATTTCCATCGTTCACTGCAGTGGATGCTGGATAACGACATTTCGGGAGGTATTCTCGAGCAAACATTCTCCACGGAAGACGAGCGCTTCGGAGTTTTGACGACGGAGGATCTGATCCCTGGCGGTCGTGACATTGAGGTGACCAACGAGAACAAGAAGGAGTATGTGGAACTCATGGTCAAGTGGCGTATCGAGAAGCGCATCGCCGAGCAATTCCAAGCCTTCAAGGAGGGCTTCCAGGAGCTGATCCCTCAGGATCTCATCAATGTATTTGACGAGCGTGAGCTCGAACTGCTCATTGGCGGCATTGCTGAGATTGACGTCGACGACTGGAAGAAGCACACAGATTACCGCGGATATACGGAGTCCGATGAGGTTATCCAGAACTTCTGGGCAACCGTACGGTCCTGGGATGGCGAGCAGAAGTCGCGTCTGCTGCAGTTTACCACGGGTACCTCCAGAATCCCAGTCAACGGCTTCAAGGACCTTCAGGGCAGTGATGGCCCCAGAAGATTCACTATTGAAAAGGCTGGTGACTTGACTAACCTACCCAAGGCGCATACTTGGTAAGTCTTTATCAACCATATATCTCCATAAAGCTGGAAGGCTCAGAAAGCTAACAATTTTGACACAGCTTCAACCGAATTGATCTGCCTGCATATAAGACATTGGAAACGCTACAACAGAAGCTTACTATTGCCGTTGAGGAGACCATGGGCTTTGGCCAAGAATAGACAAGAGGTTTGGTGTATGAGGTGCCCAAATCAAGGGGCCCCCTGAAGCCACAGCCCTGTACAGTGCTGTGTAGCAGTATTGCTTTTTTAACTCAGATCCCTTCACATCCCCTCATTGACAGTATTTGGGTTTTTCTTTGGGTACATATGCTTTGGTTGAAGAGTCAGCAGACAGACTTGGTATGCTTGGTTTGGCGCTGGTGGGATCTATTTGTTATCAGACGAGACGGGATGGAACGAAATGCAGCGCTGTCAATTTGACATGAGAgcggaaaagaagatgcgAGATCAAAAGACAGCCCATGATGGTCAGATGAGAAGAGATGGGCTAGCGTTTGTGCACCAAGGTTGTTTGGACTCGAATGTCGATGACCAATGTGCCTTGTTGCATGGGCATTTTTGATGTTGTGAATGATTGGAGCGCcaatatttattaatagcTGGAGGTATTacgatatatatatagtaaagGCAAGCATTGAATGGAATTTgacttttttatttctccAATCCCCCTTTTTTGCTCTGATGTAGACGATGTTGGCTAGATTCAATGGTTTGATAGGCTGAGATTGTTCATTCTGGCAAGCGAGGCTGTTATTACTAGTTCACACAATCATGATATACTCCATTCTTGGATCGCTTATAGTTCTTTAGAATTGGTACAGTATTTTGGCAGATACTTTACACCTCTAACCTCCCACAACCCAGCGAGTGTATGTACACTTTTgaggacaaaaaaaaaacaggttaaataaaaaagaattatgAGACGTCGAGTCAAGGTTTGACGTGGCTTCCTTCCTTCCGTCATGCTGACtcttgaatttttttttttcttccttttttttctcttgcttgGGATTCCATTGAATCTCATTTCATATCTCAACTCGGCCCAGTGAGTTCTTTCTCTCCAAGAAAGGTGAAAAGGGGGccccttttctccctcaTCAATCCTTCCTTATAGCATCTTCTGTGTCGTTGAAACCACTTGGACATCCTCCACCCATGTTGCcgcctcttcctttctttccctttgctcttcCTTTACCGTCTGTACCACATTCGCGTAATCTTGGTGTTGCGCATCTTCCTCTGCAGCTGAAAGATGCCATACATGAGGGCCTCGCTCGTAGGTGGGCACCCAGGAACGTAAATGTCGACGGGGACGATGCGGTCGCAGCCGCGGACGACGCTGTAGCTGTAGTGGTAGTAGCCGCCGCCGTTTGCGCAGCTGCCCATGGAGATGACCCATCGGGGCTCGGGCATCTGGTCGTAGACCTGGCGCAGGGCGGGAGCCATCTTGTTGGTGAGGGTGCCGGCGACGATCATGACGTCGGATTGACGGGGGGAGGCACggaagatgatgccgagGCGATCTTGGTCGTATCGTGGGGTCGAGAGGTGCATCATTTCGACGGCGCAGCAGGCGAGGCCAAAGGTCATGGGCCAGAGGGAGGATTGACGGGCCCAGTTGGCGACGATGTCGAGCGTGGTGCTGTGGATTCATGAGTTAAGAAgttgttttggttttggttttttgttttctggTTAGATtttggatgaagagaaaacgTACAGCGCATATTGCATGACGCCCTTGGTGCCCTCCTCGCTGGGGAGGGGAACTTCCTTGCGAACCTTGCCGAAGCTCGCGGAGTGGGGGGTCAGCGAGGTGGCATCTTGTCGAGACGTTGTTGTGAAGGCGGCAGCGGCTCGGAAGGGAATCAGCGCAGAGGCAGGCTTGACTAAATTGTGACGAGATTCTGCATTAGCAACTCTATCCCATTGGTTTATATTGCTATGCTGGCTTCACGAGAGAGAGCATATGTGTGTTGTTTGGCTGCTTTGGAAAATTTGACGCACCTCGGAGGGCCATTGAGGCCGCGGATCGCGTTGCCGGCAACATTGCTGCTGTGAAGGGGAAATGGCGAACAGGAGCTTCGAATGAGCTTCAAACGAACAGACCTGTTGGGGAGGTTGGGCGATTGAAGAAGCCGCGGCTgttggagagaagctgggcgAGGTTGAGGGAGGACCAAGATaggttgattgattgattgattgattcgCCTCTTTCGCCCCGTGATGCCGGAATTACGAGGGCGCTGATTGGCTGGGTGGGATGGGTGGGATGGGTGGGAGCGAGGATTAGCCGTTGGGGGGATTTATTTCGCCTCCGCGCTGTCATAGATGGGCTTTCTTTGATGGAAGGGCTACCCTGGAGCTTTTTTTCCTGATTTTGGGCGAAATTGAAGATAAGAAAAGAGATCATCAAGCTGTTGACACCTTAACTTGCATATAGGTAGCCACATGCACAACAAGGTGTGGTACGAATCCTTCGTAATAAAGCATATTTCCTAGCCATTGCTTCTCACGGGAATATACGGGGATGGTTGCAAGTTTAGGTCTCAGAGCAGTCTTGCAATGCATAACAACTAGAACTAAGAgcataaagaagaaaaccaAATAGTCTCATCACATTGGGACCAAGAAGTCTCCGCATTAGAAATCATTTCAACTCCTAGCGGATAAAAGATCGGACATTGGGGAAAATAGACAAGCTGTCTCCATGTAATCGATCGTTCAATGTCGTAATCTCGATCCCAATAATCACTAATACACCAAAATGCAAGACGCTGAAGCCACCAAAACCCCCCTGCTTGCAACCAACCAAATGCTTCCCACCTCTACAGCACAACGTACATATAGAAGATAAGGAAGCGAAGATCCTATTTTGCCTTACCTAACCCCCCTTCTCCTATCCCCAATTACCTCCGATCAGCTCAGTTTCCTTGCAAAGCATCCAGCCCCCCCACCGGTGAAGTCACACTGACTTCAGCCCATCGCACTagttcttgtccttcttttcccattCCGTCTAGCAAGCTCGCCCGGATGAGATGGGCTTTTTAACTTTTTGATAGTTTCTATGGATATTGCAGAGCTGGAGCAATGTTTCGGCTGATTTGATGCCGGTGCTGAGGTACAAGTGGGAGGAGAGCAGCTTGACCCATTGGGTCAATGGGCATTGTCAAATGCCCTTGTGGTAAAGCAATTCTggcaaaagaggaaatggAAAACCCTATAAATACCCAAGAAGCTTCCATTCCCCTTTTTAAGTTTATGCCACGAGAACTGTCATTCAGGCACattcaacctcttcaagctTGAGCTTCCTGTCTCTCAACCCAAGTCTGTCAGCACTTTGTTTGTGAAGCTTAAAGACAGGCATATACAATACCTAGTTGGTGGACCATAAGCAAAACAAATCGAAATGGCGCCCTCCCTCCCCAAAACATACAAGGCCCTTGTCCTCACAGGGCCAAACTCCCCCATCGAGCTCCAAGATGTCCCCCTAAAACACCCCGAGGCCGGCCAGGTCCTCGTCAAGGTCATCGCCTGCGGCGTGTGTTGGTCTGACATGGAAGTCGCACATGGCCACATGGGCGACGTCTTCCCCCGTATCCCAGGCCACGAAATCGTCGGCGACATTGTCGAGCTCGGCTCCGACGTGAAGAATCTCGAGGTGGGCCAGCGCGTGGGCGGGCCGTGGCACGGAGGGCACGACGGCGTGTGCCGCGAGTGTCAGCGCGGCGAGTTCCAGTACTGTAAGAACGAGCTCATCAACGGCGTATCGCGGGACGGTGGCTACGCTGAATACGTCCTGCTGCGAGCCGAGGCCGTAGTCCGCATCCCCAAGGAAATCGATCCCGCAGAGGCCGCACCGCTATTATGCGCCGGCGTCACCGTCTTCAACGGCATCCGCAAGCAAAAGGTCGAGCAGGGCCGCCTGGTTGCCATCCAGGGCCTCGGCGGGCTGGGCCACTTGGCCGTCCAGTTCGCCAGCAAGATGGGCTACGAGGTGGCCGTGCTGTCCCACGGCAGCGACAAGGAGTCGTTTGCCAAGCAGCTGGGCGCACACCACTACATCGACACGGGCAAGGCCGACGGTCctgccgagctggccaagatgggcGGTGCCTCCATCATCGTCCAGACGGCGCCCAATCCAAAGGTTGTTGGCGCCTTGGCTGATGGCCTCGCTCCCAATGGCAAGATCCTAAGCTTGGCCCCGGTGGGCTCCGTCGATGTCAACACTGTGACGCTGATTATGAAGGGCGCCAGCGTGCAAGGCTGGGCGAGT harbors:
- a CDS encoding alcohol dehydrogenase groES-like domain-containing protein — encoded protein: MAPSLPKTYKALVLTGPNSPIELQDVPLKHPEAGQVLVKVIACGVCWSDMEVAHGHMGDVFPRIPGHEIVGDIVELGSDVKNLEVGQRVGGPWHGGHDGVCRECQRGEFQYCKNELINGVSRDGGYAEYVLLRAEAVVRIPKEIDPAEAAPLLCAGVTVFNGIRKQKVEQGRLVAIQGLGGLGHLAVQFASKMGYEVAVLSHGSDKESFAKQLGAHHYIDTGKADGPAELAKMGGASIIVQTAPNPKVVGALADGLAPNGKILSLAPVGSVDVNTVTLIMKGASVQGWASGHALDSEEAIQFAMTHGVKCMIERYQFSDVKKAIDSLEAGKPRFRNVLIM
- a CDS encoding NADH ubiquinone oxidoreductase, 20 kd subunit domain-containing protein, with protein sequence MLPATRSAASMALRVKPASALIPFRAAAAFTTTSRQDATSLTPHSASFGKVRKEVPLPSEEGTKGVMQYALTTLDIVANWARQSSLWPMTFGLACCAVEMMHLSTPRYDQDRLGIIFRASPRQSDVMIVAGTLTNKMAPALRQVYDQMPEPRWVISMGSCANGGGYYHYSYSVVRGCDRIVPVDIYVPGCPPTSEALMYGIFQLQRKMRNTKITRMWYRR